GAACTCGGGTATGAACACTATTATCCCGAAGAGCCGGCGCGCGCTCGCGTACATCCTCATAACGGCTAGCCTTGCCCGGTCGAGGAGGAGTGGTAGTAGTGCTATACCCGCTATGAAGCCGCCAGCGTGAGCGAAGAACGCCACCGTGCTTGTTACGGAAAGGTACCCCTCTATCACTTGTATCGCGAACCAGAACAGCAGGTAGTATACTGCTAGCAGCTCGAAGCACACTGGGAGAAAGAGGAGGAAGAAGCATGCTGTGAGCCTTGTGCCTGGGTAAAGCATCATGTAGGCGCCGAGTACGCCGCTTATAGCTCCGCTTGCACCGACGCTGGGGATAGCAAGCCCGTTAGGATCTTGTATGGACATGAACACGGTGTGGAATAGCGCGGCGAATACTCCGCTTAGCAGGTAGAGGGCTAGGTAGCGCATGTGTCCCAGAGTCCGCTCTACTGCTCTACCGAAGAGGTAGAGGAAGTACATGTTGAACAGTATGTGGAACAGGTTGGCATGGGTGAACATAGCTGTCAGTATCTTGTAGGCCGACGCTGGCTCTAGGAGCATATAGAGTGGCTCGAACCCGAGTCTTACTATCCACTCGCTAGTGCTTGCTAGGAACCCTGTTTGCCACGATGTAACCACGTACACGGCCATGTTTACGATTATGAGCAGGTAGGTTACCCAGGGGGTCACGTAGCTAAACGCTGCCTCCTCAACCGCGAGAGGAAGCTCTCGGGTAAACCGCGGCAGACGCGGTGCTCTAACGCCGTGCAGGGCTAGGCACCTCTCCCGCTATCTCCCTCTAGATTTGGAGCCAAGGCCTTGAGTTAATAACTAGGGTGGTATGCTCCCCGGGCCATGCAAGAGGTGTGAAAACTAGACCACCGGAGTACACCTCGTGACTAGCGAACCTAGGACACCCTTCTAATACCCCAAGCAGAGTATGAGTAGACTACCCGAAGGAGCGTATAGCAGCATTCGCCCGCCAAGTTGGGCCCCCATCCGTAGCCCGTGGCTGTCCTAGCTGCGAGGTGTACCCAGATTGAGCGAGGTAATGGACATACTCTCCACGGCCATCTCCTACGCGTCGAGGCTAGGCGTCGAGTTTGCTGAGAT
The window above is part of the Pyrodictium abyssi genome. Proteins encoded here:
- a CDS encoding rhomboid family intramembrane serine protease translates to MTPWVTYLLIIVNMAVYVVTSWQTGFLASTSEWIVRLGFEPLYMLLEPASAYKILTAMFTHANLFHILFNMYFLYLFGRAVERTLGHMRYLALYLLSGVFAALFHTVFMSIQDPNGLAIPSVGASGAISGVLGAYMMLYPGTRLTACFFLLFLPVCFELLAVYYLLFWFAIQVIEGYLSVTSTVAFFAHAGGFIAGIALLPLLLDRARLAVMRMYASARRLFGIIVFIPEFYRRRGLSPTTKALLLIVIGMLLVGSTAAFVFSSSVNVKFASYSITWRPTVGAIHHDVAFLGVAEARGVIVPLLEATETVEGRVLVKVLADSGLLYSPELAGQRITLTAPQLRDARVYVYVTQFHRLPVFVRPFYFEGSYDESGFLVKGYVEAMLVALNARENIEARLSLIALRSPQLLVEAISLLSMVATLASIYVVAYKDEEYVITPE